Sequence from the Candidatus Deferrimicrobium borealis genome:
GAGATCCAGAAGGAGCTGAAAGGCCGGAACGAAGAGCTGCCGAAAGAGCGCAGGATGCCCTTCCGGATCGGGATCCACCTCGGTGATGTAATCAAGGAAGAAGGGAAGCTCTACGGCGATGGCGTCAACGTTGCCGCAACGTTGGACAGTCTGGCGGAGGCGGGAGGGATCTGCGTTTCCCGGAGCGCCCATGACCAGGTGAAGAACAAGCTGGACGTGGATTATCAGTCCCTGGGGGGGCACAGCGTCGAGAACATCGCCGAACCTGTGCAGGTGTATCGGGTTGTGCTGGAGCCGGGCGCGGCAGGGAAGATGATCGGCAAGATCTGGTACAGGATGAAGCGATGGCAGCGATGGCAGAAGGTGGCGGTGGCTGTCGGGGTGGCCATTCTACAGGTGTTCGTGGGACTGGCGGTCAAGAAATATATCGACCAGGCCGGCTCCTCTCCCGGGATTTTCTCCTTCTTTACGGAAAAGACGGCCTTGCCGCTGCCGGACAAGCCCTCCATCGCCGTGCTTCCGTTCGAGAACATGACGGGCGACCCCAAGCAGGAGTATTTCACGGACGGGTTCACGGAACAGATCATCACGTCCCTGTCGAAAATCCCGGCGCTGTTCGTCATCTCCCGGAACTCGACGTTTTCCTACAAGGGCAAGCCGGTGAAAGTCCAGCAGGTGAGCGAGGAACTCGGGGTCCGGTACGTGCTGGAGGGGAGCGTCCAGAAAACCAGCCGCCGGATCCGGATCAACGTCCAGCTGATCGATGCGATATCGGGCCAGCACGTATGGGCCGAATCGTACGACCGGGACCTGAAGGACATCTTCGGCCTCCAGGACGAGGTCATTCTGAAGATCGCGTCGGCGATGTCCGTGAATCTGACCGCGGGCGAGCAGGCCCGTGCGTGGGCGGAAGGCACGAAGAGTCTCGAAGCCTACCTGAAACTCATGCAGGGTCGTGAATATTATATAAAGCAGAATCGGGAGAGCAATGTCCTGGCCCGGCGCATGGCGGAGGAAACGATCGCCCTGGATCCCAAGTACGCAGCCGCCTACGCGTTGCTGGGTGGGACCCACATGAGTGACGTGTATCTCGGAACGAGCCGACCCAAGGACTCCATAGCGAAGGCCATCGAGTTGACGCAAAAGGCGCTGGCCATGAACGACTCGCTGGCCGATGCGCGCAGCAGGTTAGGCGTGCTCTACGCGTGGAGCGGGCGGTATGACGAAGGGATCGCCGAGGCGGAGCGGGGTGTGGAGCTCGATCCCAATTCGGGCCAGGCGAATTTTTTCCTGGCGATGGTTCTCCGGTACGCAGGAAAACCGAAGGAGGCCATTCCGGTGATCCGGAAGGCATTGCGCCTGGAACCGATCGCTCCCGACATTTACGTTCAAAATCTGGCATTGGTCTATTTCCAGACAGGCGATTGCAAGGAAGCCCTCGCGGTGTGCGAGAAGGGACTCAAGCGTCAGCCGGACCATCTGAGTTCCCACGTCATCATGGCCACGGTTTACGGCTCCTGCGGCAGGGAAAAGGAGGCACGGAAGGAAGCGACCGAAGTCCTCAGGATCAATCCCAAATTCACCGTGGAGTCCTTTACGGGGATCCTCCCCTATAAGAATCCGTTCGACAGGGACCGTACCGCCCAAGGTCTGCGCAAGGCGGGACTGCCGTAAGTACAAGATTCCCAGATCAGGTAATACCTGCATCCCATTTGCGGGGTTGGAAATGGGGGAACCCGGATGGACTGCAAACCCTGCGCAAACAACCGGCATATTCAGGGTGAAGAGGTGGTATTGCGGAGATGAAGTAAATTTCAATCGCAATTCGGTTCAAAGAGAAGGGCCCGGGATTCTTCCCGGGCCCTCGCCCTGCCTCAACACTCTCGGTTAGTGACCGTCGATATCTCCCTTCCAAACCCGTTCCGAATACGTCACCCCAGCAATCTGGACCTCAGTCCCCTTGACAGGCAAGCTGCCGGTTCCAACAGGTTTTCTAAGCTGGTCATCTGCCGGCGATGTTGCGGCCGGAGGGGATTTCTGCTTCATGGACTCCCCGGCCGGATGGGTTTCTCCCGCCTGTGCGATTCCGAAACCGACGCTTGCCAGAACCATAAGAAACGCTGCCGAAACGATCGCAACCATAGAGGTCTTCATTTTTCTCCCCCTCCTTCTTCCCCAAGACAAGTCTCCTGGGTCTGTCAGTTAGGTTAGAATAATAACGGATATTAATAGGCAGTATACTCCCCGGAAACGTTGTCAAGACATCCGGCAGATATTTTCTCCCTCCTCCCGGGGGAAGCGCGTTGACGGGGGAAACCCCTGATGCCGTTCCGATGCCCCCCGCAGGTCTGGTATCTCATATCCTCCCCGTGATCTCTCTTCCTCGTACTTGTGGAGTGAACCCCTCCGGTAGACAGGTAGGTGCTCTGGAATTGACCCCCGACCCCAGGATGTCGGAGGATCAAACGATGAGCACACGCCGATATCAGCGTCACAGTAACGAATTCAAAGTCCGTCTCGTCCAGTCCTACCTGGCCGGCGAAGGCACGATCAAGGGACTCGCCCGACAACATGGCGTCTACCACAGCCTTCTTCGTCAATGGGTCGACAAGTATCGTAAAGGCCACTTCGACGAGAAGGAGGTCGTTGTGGAGAAGGTCGAGGAGTACGAAGCCAAGATCGCGGCCTTGGAGCGCAAGGTGGGGCAGCTCACCATGGAGGTCGACATTTTAAAAAAACTTCGGGAGCGGACATCGCCGCCCGAAGGAACGCCGTCCGTGATCTCCGGACCCGCGGCCTCCCCGTCGTCCAAGGATGCAAAGTCATGAACCTCTCCCGGAGCACGTTCTACAAAGAGTGCAAGAGCGAGACTCAGCAGATCCGGGAGGAACAACGTGCTCTCCTGCGGGCCGAGATCGAGGAGGTCCTGACGGAGTGGCCCTTTTACGGGTATCGGCGGGTGACTCGTGAACTCCGGCGGCGAGGGATCGTTGCCAACCATAAGAAAGTCGCCCGGATCATGCGGGAGGAGGCTCTCACACCGCATCGGGTCCGGCGATTCATCACGACTACCGACAGTAAACACGGAGATCTTGTGTACCCGAACCTCGCCGGCGACATCCTCCCGACGGGTCCCAACCAGTTGTGGGTGGCGGACCTGACGTACATCCGACTGCAAAAGGAGTTCGTGTTCCTGGCGGTTCTCCTGGATGCCCGTCTGACGTTGGCGGCCCTGGAGGCTGCCGTGGTCAGCAGGTGTCCCGGCCCCGGATTGATCCATCACTCGGACCGCGGCAGCCAGTATGCCGCCAAGCAGTACCGGGAACGTCTGGAAGCCTTGGGAATGAACGGGTCCATGGGGCGGACGGGAAACCCCTATGACAACGCGAAAGTGGAGAGTTTTTTCAAGACGCTGAAACAGGAAGAGGTGTACGCCTTCGAATACGAGACGATGCAAGACGTACTGGAGAGGCTGCCCACGTTTCTCGAAGAGACCTACAACCGCCGGAGGCTGCATTCCTCCCTCGGGTATGTTCCTCCCGAGGAGTTCGAACTCGTGTACGCTAAGACGGAGGGTCAAATTCTCGAACCCTGCCTGTCCACCTAATGGGTTTCACTCCATCCGGGGGGGAATCCAAATCGGTCCCCTCCGAATCTTAAGAGAAAAGGATTCCTAATTCGCCAATAGACGATCTTCGGGCGCTCCGGGGTTCCCAGGATGGCGCTTTCTGATCAGATCCCAACCCGACCCAGTTTAAGGAGGGGGTCATGAACAGGCATGGGTTCCCCGCTGCCTGCCCCATTCCCCAAGCAGCTGTTTTCTGCGGACTGTCGATTCTAATCCATGTCATATTCGTCATCGCCTGGGCACCACGATGCGAAGCCGGTCCGGAGATCCGGCCGGTCTCCGGGATGGGATACACGGTGTTCGCGACCGGGCTGGCCGGACCGCGCGGTCTTCTCTTCAGCCGTTCGGGAGACCTTTTCGCGGCCGAGCAATCCGGCGGAAACGTCGTCAGGATTACCCCGGACGGCAGAGTGAGCCGTATAGCCAAGGGATTCTCAGCTCCCCATGATCTTGCGTTCGACGCATTCGGGTATCTGTATGTGGCCGACACGGGCGCCAACCGGGTGGCCATGGTTTCACCGGATGGATCGGTAACGGAGTACATTCCGGGGTTGAATGTCCCGGTGGACTTGGCCTTCCACCCGAACGGGGAACTTTTCGTTTGCGAACTATACGCCGGGACGGTCACCGCGTACAAATCCGGAAAAAAAGTCAAGGTTGTCGCCTCCGGCCTCGATAAACCGCATGGTCTGGCCTTCGACAACACCGGGGTCACCTACATCAACGAGTGGTCCGGGAACCGCATCTTGAAGATGGACCAGAAAGGTCGCTTGCAGCCGCTTGCGGCGGTCGAGGACCCCGTCGGCGTCGCGATCGGAAAATCCGGGGACCTCTACGTTGCTCAGCCTCAGGCCGGAAAGGTATCAAAGGTCAAGATGGACGGCACACGCATCACCCTCATCGAGGGCTTGAACGAACCAAGAGACCCCGCTTTCGACCAAGCCGGGAATCTATTCGTAGCGGAGACGGGTGCGGGCCGCATCCTTAAGATGACGGGTGATTATTAAAGGAGGAGCGGGCGGAATCCAAATATCAGCGACGGCGACTTCTTTGGAAGTTGCAGGAAGGAGACGATATGGAGACGAAAATTCTTTCGGGGGCAAATCGTAACCTGCTGGTTCTGTCAATCGTCCTGTGTGTCGGTCTGTTCTCCATTTCCCGGGACGTATCCGCCGGGCAGGGACCATTGGACG
This genomic interval carries:
- a CDS encoding tetratricopeptide repeat protein, producing MSAEKPKRKLAAILSAGAVEYGRLMGEDEARTLQTLKGHRQAMGLLVEKHQGRVVDTRGGDLLAEFASVVDALECAVEIQKELKGRNEELPKERRMPFRIGIHLGDVIKEEGKLYGDGVNVAATLDSLAEAGGICVSRSAHDQVKNKLDVDYQSLGGHSVENIAEPVQVYRVVLEPGAAGKMIGKIWYRMKRWQRWQKVAVAVGVAILQVFVGLAVKKYIDQAGSSPGIFSFFTEKTALPLPDKPSIAVLPFENMTGDPKQEYFTDGFTEQIITSLSKIPALFVISRNSTFSYKGKPVKVQQVSEELGVRYVLEGSVQKTSRRIRINVQLIDAISGQHVWAESYDRDLKDIFGLQDEVILKIASAMSVNLTAGEQARAWAEGTKSLEAYLKLMQGREYYIKQNRESNVLARRMAEETIALDPKYAAAYALLGGTHMSDVYLGTSRPKDSIAKAIELTQKALAMNDSLADARSRLGVLYAWSGRYDEGIAEAERGVELDPNSGQANFFLAMVLRYAGKPKEAIPVIRKALRLEPIAPDIYVQNLALVYFQTGDCKEALAVCEKGLKRQPDHLSSHVIMATVYGSCGREKEARKEATEVLRINPKFTVESFTGILPYKNPFDRDRTAQGLRKAGLP
- a CDS encoding transposase — its product is MSTRRYQRHSNEFKVRLVQSYLAGEGTIKGLARQHGVYHSLLRQWVDKYRKGHFDEKEVVVEKVEEYEAKIAALERKVGQLTMEVDILKKLRERTSPPEGTPSVISGPAASPSSKDAKS
- a CDS encoding IS3 family transposase, which produces MNLSRSTFYKECKSETQQIREEQRALLRAEIEEVLTEWPFYGYRRVTRELRRRGIVANHKKVARIMREEALTPHRVRRFITTTDSKHGDLVYPNLAGDILPTGPNQLWVADLTYIRLQKEFVFLAVLLDARLTLAALEAAVVSRCPGPGLIHHSDRGSQYAAKQYRERLEALGMNGSMGRTGNPYDNAKVESFFKTLKQEEVYAFEYETMQDVLERLPTFLEETYNRRRLHSSLGYVPPEEFELVYAKTEGQILEPCLST
- a CDS encoding NHL repeat-containing protein, which encodes MNRHGFPAACPIPQAAVFCGLSILIHVIFVIAWAPRCEAGPEIRPVSGMGYTVFATGLAGPRGLLFSRSGDLFAAEQSGGNVVRITPDGRVSRIAKGFSAPHDLAFDAFGYLYVADTGANRVAMVSPDGSVTEYIPGLNVPVDLAFHPNGELFVCELYAGTVTAYKSGKKVKVVASGLDKPHGLAFDNTGVTYINEWSGNRILKMDQKGRLQPLAAVEDPVGVAIGKSGDLYVAQPQAGKVSKVKMDGTRITLIEGLNEPRDPAFDQAGNLFVAETGAGRILKMTGDY